AAATGCTGTATTCTCCATAAAAGCTATCAACATTGGTGTTGAAAAAACTTCTAAAGCTCCAGAAGCCACTTTAGCTGCTGTCTCGCTTTCGTTTACTACCTTTTGTTGTGTTAGAGTCATTCCTTCTTTCAACATAATTTTCCTCCTATATTAAAATTTATTTAAAACTATTTAACTAATATACCTAATAACTTTCCCTTTTCAAATGAGATCTCACATCTATCTTCCTCTATGATATTACTCATACATATGCTATCCCCTCTATGAAGAGTATACTTGTCTAGTGGATATTTAACTCCTTTTAGTGTCAAGCCCTCCACCTTTTCAGAGAAAGGAACAAAAGATATAGTTTTTCCCTTTTGAAATAGAATAACCTTATCCTTTTCTATCTCAAAAATCTCCTCTTGCTCTGTTATAAAACTCAAATTTTTAAATTTAAATATCAAGTTTAAATTTGTTAGCTCATGGTCTTTTCGGCCACCCAATCCACCTATAATAACTATTTTATCATACTCTTTCTCTGTTACATATTGTAACACAAGTTCTCCATCAGTAAAATCTTTTTCCTTTGGAAATCTTTTTATTCCAACTCCTACCTCTTCATATTTTTGCAGTATCTCTTCTGATACAGAGTCCAAATCCCCCCAAATTTCTCTGGGAAAAACACCTAACTTCTCTAGAAGGTTAGCTCCTCCATCGGCACAATAAATATCTCCCTCTTCTCCTTCTAAAAGTGTTAAATAAAACTCTTTACTTCCCAAAAGCTCTCCATTAAAAAATACGTATGCTCTTCTCATCTTCTCCCTCTAGTCATCATCAAATTCAGTATTTACAACTATAAAAATTGGTAAATGATCTGAGATTTTTTCCTTCATAAGTTTATATTTTTTCTTTGTAAAATCCAATGCTCCACTCTTTCCATCAAACTCCTGAGTATAAATTTTTG
This region of Fusobacterium sp. SYSU M8D902 genomic DNA includes:
- a CDS encoding thiamine diphosphokinase, with product MRRAYVFFNGELLGSKEFYLTLLEGEEGDIYCADGGANLLEKLGVFPREIWGDLDSVSEEILQKYEEVGVGIKRFPKEKDFTDGELVLQYVTEKEYDKIVIIGGLGGRKDHELTNLNLIFKFKNLSFITEQEEIFEIEKDKVILFQKGKTISFVPFSEKVEGLTLKGVKYPLDKYTLHRGDSICMSNIIEEDRCEISFEKGKLLGILVK